The Deltaproteobacteria bacterium genomic interval CCAACGGACTGGCACGGAGGCCTCTTGCCAAATTGTAAAGGCGGAAATTCCCTGGGGTCTCAAAAAATTAAAAAATGACCATACTTATTCGCTCATCTTTGTCGATCCCCCCTACGACCAGAGGTTGGTCAACACCACCCTCCGTTTTTTGGCCCGTGAGAAAACCCTTGCTCCGGGGGGGATGATCATCGTAGAACACTCGCCGCGGGAAGGGGTGGTTCCTCCGGAGGGATTGCAGATCACGGATGAGCGCCGTTACGGACAAACGAATATTACTTTTCTGAAATATGCCTAAAACTTCCTTATGCGCCGGTTCGTTTGACCCGCCTACCAACGGTCACATCAACATCATCGAACGGGGTTTAAAACTCTTCGACAAGGTGATCGTCGCCGTTGCGGTCAATTCTTCAAAAAAAACAACCTTCACGGCTCCTGAACGGGTCGCCATGCTCCAAGAGATTTTCAAGGGGAGGAGCGGCATCGAGATTGACACCTTTGAGGACCGGTTGCTCGTCGACTATGCCCGTTTTAAAAAGGCAACGATCCTGCTCCGAGGGCTCCGCAATATCACCGATTATGAATATGAATGCCAGATGGCGCTCGCCAACAAGAAATTGGCCCCCGAAATTGAAACGGTTTTTATGATGACTGAATCACAATTTTCGCACTTGAGTTCTTCTCTTTTAAAAGAGATCGTTTTTCTGGGGGGTTCCGCCAATGAGATGATTCCCCCCCTGGTTGAAAAGGCTTTAAAAAAACTAAAAAAAGGACCGAAATGAAACTGGCCGCGCGTGTCAACAAGATCAAACCGTCACCCACCGTTGTGATTGACGCCAAGGCTAAACAGATGAAGGCTGATGGGATTGATGTCGTTGGCTTCGGCGCCGGTGAGCCGGATTTCGACACCCCGGAACCTATTAAGGAGGCGGCGATCCGTGCTCTGAAGGCTGGAAAGACCAAATATACCGCCGTCGGTGGGATCAACGAACTCAAAGAGGCGATCATTGCCAAATTAAAGCGGGACAATCATCTCACGTACTCCCGTGATGAAATCATCGTCTCTGCCGGCGGCAAACATGCCCTTTACAACGCCTGCCAGGTGTTGTTGGAAGCAGGCGATAAAGTTATCATCCCGGCTCCTTACTGGGTCAGTTACCCTGATCAGGTCCTCCTGAATGAAGCCACCCCCGTCATCCTGGCCACTTCTGAAAAAGACGGGTTCCGTGTCACACCGGAGCAGCTTGAAAAGGCGATCACTAAAAAAACAAGGGTCTTTATCCTGAATTCCCCCTCCAACCCGACCGGATCGGCCTACAGTGAAAAAGAACTGGCGGTGATTGCCGAGGTCCTCGTCCGCCACAATATTATCTGTTACTCGGATGAGATCTACGAAAAGATCGTTTACGATGGCTTCCGCCATGTCAGCATCGCCTCATTCAACGAAAAGATTAAAAACCTGACCATCACCTTTAACGGGGCCTCAAAGGCCTATTCGATGACCGGTTGGCGGATGGGTTTTGCCGCCGGCCCGAAGGAAATTATCCAGGCGATGACCAAGGTCCAGGGACAGGTCACAACCAATATCAATGCCGCCACCCAATGGGCCTGCGTCGAGGCGTATAATGGCTCTCAGGATTTCTTGAAAAGTTGGGTCGCCGAATTCAAGAAACGGCGTGATTATATCGTCAACAAATTTAACTCGATCCCTGGGGTGACCTGCACCAATCCCCAAGGGGCTTTTTATGTTTTCCCGAATATCTCTGCCTATTTCGGCAAAAAATATAACGGCAAGACCATCAATGGCTCCGATGATCTCGCCAATTATTTTCTCGAGAAGGCGCTCGTCGCCTTGGTCCCGGGAAGCGGCTTCGGCGCCGATCAACATATCCGCCTTTCCTATGCCACCTCGATGGAAAACATCCAGAAGGGGTTGGACCGAATCGAAAAGGCTTTGAAGGAATTGAACTAACTCGCCGGGCGGAGGCTATTGGGAAGCGGCAGTGGGATATCGGCAATTTTGACAAACTTCGCCACCTCCGCTTCACGACCGGAGACATTCAGTTTGTCAAAAAGGAATTCAAACTTGGCCTGGAGTTTTTCCATGATCCCACCCCTGGTTTTTTCAGGAAGAGACCAGATCTGCTTTTTGAAGGGACCGAACCCCTTCTTGCGCGTTTTATAGAGAAACTGTTCCTCGGTCTCCCCCTCCTTTTTTTCTCCTGCCATCTCTTTTCGGAGATAGGAGTAGATCTCCTGCTTTAACGCCTCGGGGAAGAGTTCATGGTTATAGATCATGTTCTGGAACTCGGTCGCCAGGTGGATCTCGGTCGCTCCCACCTCGGGGAATTTGTCGAACAGTTCTTCCGGCAGGGTTGAGGCCCCATGCTGGACCGCACCAGCCATTCCATACTTCTTGCGCGCCACCGCACCGATATTTTTCAAGACATCAAAATCGATCTTGACCTTGGCCACGGTCCCATCGGCCAGAGGGATCCCCCCGTGAGAGGTCCCTGTCTGCACGCTAATTTTTGTGATCCCCTTCGCACCCTTGGGTGAACCACCCTTGAGCGAATCGCTCTTGGGGGAACCACCCTTGGCCTTGCTGTTTTCCCTGGCAAGGGTCTCTTTGTACCCTTCCATATAGATTTCAAACTCTTCAACAGTCGAGTTTTTCCCGCCAACCTCACCAATTTCACCGCCGACGGAGATGGTCACCCCTCTCGGTTCTCGTTGACGGATGTAATTTGTGAAATCGGCGCAGAGTTCAAAGTTGACCCGTTGTTGTTCCTTCACTGTCGGCTGGGAGAGATCAACGAGGGTCGAGGTATCGATATCAATGTTAAAAAATCCGTAAGCGATCCCCTCGTCAATCAAACCACGAATCGCCTGAAGTTCAAATTCTGGCTCTTTAGCATATTTTTTCGCGCTGACCTGAAAATGGTCCCCCTGGATGAAAACCGCCCCTTTATACCCCTCTTTCACCGCCGCCGCTAAGACACAGGTGGCATACTCCGCCGGTGTCTGAAAGGTGTACCCCATCTCGGAACGGGCCAGCTCAAAGACTACCGGGAACGCTTTTTTCTTTATCTGCGCCTTGAAAATCGTCCTTGCCAGATCATAGGTCAGGCCCCGGATATTAATGGCCGGTGTTGTAAAATGACCGACCTTGCCTTGACCGATTGCCTCATACAAACTCTGGATGGAGGCGGGGTAAACGCCGGCCGCCCTGGCAATATTCCGGATCAGGGCGCGCGTCATATTTTTTAATTCCTGATCGACATTGAAAACGGCATTCCAGACAAGATCATCAATCAATTTTTGATGGAGGTTTTTCCGAGACAAAATTTGGACGTTTTGCGCCGACTGGATCTTGAGACAATCTTTTAAGGAGGCCAACAACTCAGGAACGGTTTTGTATTCCATAAAAATATCTCCTTAACTAGCGGCCTCAAGCCTGTCGCGTCAAGTGGAAAAAGCCTTTTGGGTCGATTCCTGAGGTCTTTTCAAAAAGGCCAGCCAGAGGGAAACAAAGGCGACGGGGATTCCGCAAACGGCATCCAGGATGTAATGCTGTTTGACCAGAACAATGGAGATCGTGATCAGCACCGCCATAGTCCCGATAAACCAGGCCTCTCTTCCCCCGTATTTCTTAATAAGGAGGTAGACCAAAAAGGCGTTGGAGGCATGGAGTGACGGAAAGCAATTATAAGGCAGGTCCAACCAATAGTAAAAATCCATGATCTCCATCAACCAGGAGACCTCCGGGTTAATGAGGGGACGCAAGTTATAACGGACGGGAAAAAGGACAAAGATTGTCAGATGAATCGTGACACAGATCAAAAAAGCCAAAATGGCCCTCTGAAAGAAGGAAAGACTCTGGATCCTAAGATAAAGGTAGATGATAACGAGATAGCTCGAGACATAGACAAAAATAAACCAGGGGATAAAGGGGATTTTATCTTCACCCGGCAGCATCACGTCATGAAAGACACCCCGTTGAAAACTGAGATAGTTCACAACAAGATACCCACCAACATAGTAGATCACGGTTCCGATAAAAAGGAGCGCTTTATAAAAGCGTTCTCGAGGTGTCATGATTTCTTTTCTTCCTGGATTGTTTTTTCTCCAAAAACCTCCGCTGTAAAGGAAAAAATCAGGACCCCCCCCTTTTTCCAGACCTCCCGAGGCAATCCCGCCTTAACGCAGGTTTGTGCCAGAAAGGCCTCCGGATCCCACCCCCACTCTGTGGCCACCTGTGGAAGGAGCAATCCCCGGCGAGGACCTTGCACCACGTACAACCCATCCCGACCGACCACAATTTCCTCCACAGAATGAATCTCCTGAAAGGGAGAGAGAACGGAAATCTCAATATCCATCGCCGAAAGCTCTTCTGGAGAAACAGGTGGAAACCGAGGGTCCCCCGTCGCTGCGGCAATCGCCATCTTCTGGATGACAAGGAATAGCGGCTCGTCAGCCGCAAGATGGCCGATGCACCCCTTGAGTTTCCCCTCATGGTGGAGGGTGACAAAGGCCCCCTTTTTTTCCTTCAGAGATTCCAAAGGAGAAACAGCCGTCAGTTTTTTATTTTCAAAATAATCTTGCAATGTCTGTCGGGCAACCTGCAGGAGTTCCCTCTTCTCCTCCAAAGTCAGCATGGGGTGGGGGTTTACCATACTTGACCGTTAGAGACAACTGTGGGATGAAGATAAAAATGCTTCTTAAAGGAAAAAAGATCCTGCTCGGTGTCTCCGGAGGGATCGCCGCTTACAAGGCCTGCGATCTGGTCCGCCGTTTCCGTGAAAAAGAGGCGGAGGTCTTTGTCGTGATGACCAAGGCGGCCCAGGAGTTCGTCACCCCGATGACCTTCCAAACCCTCTCGGGTCATCCAGTCGGCACCCATCTTTTCAGCCTCACCGAAGAAAGTGAGATCGGTCATATCGCACTGGCTGATAAGGCCGATCTTCTGCTGATTGCCCCAGCCACGGCTGATATCCTGGCCAAGATCAGCCACGGGATCTGCGATGATCTCCTCACAACCATTGTCTCCGCGACAGAGGCCCCTGTTTTTTTGGCCCCCTCGATGAATCTGCGTATGTGGGAAAACCCGATCGTCCAGGAAAATGTCACGAGGCTCAAAAAATTTCATTACCATCTCCTGGAACCGGCGGAAGGGTCCCTGGCCTGTGGTTATGAGGGGAAAGGACGTCTTCCGGAACCGGAAGAGATCATCCGTGAAATCGAGAAATTCTCTGGGTGAATCACCCTTGGGTGAACCACCCTTGCCACACCTAAAATCAGTAAGATCAAATAATTATTTCAAAGGTCTCCGGGTTCTGGTCACCGCCGGGCCAACGCGTGAGTTCCTGGATCCTGTCCGCTTCCTCTCCAACCCCTCTTCGGGGAAAATGGGGTACGCGATCGCCAATGAGGCCTCAGGGCTTGGGGCCAGAGTCACCCTGATTTCCGGGCCAATATCGTTGATTCCAATGCTGGACCAAAAAATAAAATTAATCCCTGTCACCACGGCAAACCAGATGTATCGCGCCGTAATGAAAGAATACCATCAGGCCAGACTCATCTTTATGGTCGCGGCCGTGAGCGACTGGCGTCCGGCAAGAATCTCCCATAGGAAATTAAAAATTAAAAAAAGATGGCCCCTCTCTCTCGTCCCAACACGAGATATTCTTGAGGCGTTGGGCAGGAAAAAGAGGAAAAATCAGTTTCTGGTCGGCTTCGCCGCTGAAACTGAAAAACTGATCCCGAACGCCCGGGCCAAGATGAAAAAGAAAAATTGTGATCTGATGGTCGTTAACAAAGTAGGGGGACCTCATTCCGGTTTTGAGGACGAAAAAAATAGCGCCATTCTTTTGTCACGAAATTCAACAACCCCTTTTCCACTCACTCCTAAAAAAAGGCTCGCCCGACAGATCCTGCAGGCCGTTTCAAAAAGATTCTCAAAATGAGAATTCTCTCTCAAAATGAGAGAGAATGGCGTCTACTCCTTTAATTCAACCTATTGATTTAACTCATAAAATATGATTCACTGCCTTGGCACAAAGGTTGCTACCTTCAGTAAGGTAAGGGGGTTTTATGCATCGTCATCCATTAAGGCTCTTTTTAACCATCGCCTTCCTAACAGCCATTGGCTCGGTAGTCCTCGGTTGTTCCCCCAAAGGAGGCGGTTCGGATGCCCCTCCGCTTTCGATCCCGGCCAGTCTGCCGCGCGGGGAAGATACCAAGACCGAGGCCCAAGGGGACCCTTGTTACAACGTGACCTGCGGCGATGGTCTTGAGTGTGTTGAAGGACTCTGTATGCCAATCAAGACAGAAAATGAGACCGTCTCAGAGGAAAAAGCGGTCCCCAATCATCCCCCGATCATTGAAATCGTCCCTCCGCCGGCCAGCGGATCCACTCCGGTAACCATCAACGCCTACGACCCGGACCAGGGGGATACCGTTCATCTCCGTTTTGACAGCTTGCCCCCTGACGCCCAAGTGCAGGTAAGCCCGGAGTCCAATCCGGTCCAGGCAACGGTTCTTCTTCCAACCCCTCTCGCAGAGGGACATAATTTTATCGTCTTTGCCGAAAACCGGGATGACAACGGGCTTGTCGTGGCCGCCAGCAACATAACCTATCCTGCCGGCGCCACCCCTCTTGTCGCTCCGGTTATCACACAACCCCCGACACTCCCGGCCTCAACAATGATGCCAACCATCTCCACGGATGCCAGAACCATTCTCTCCTCCGGGAGCCAACGAAATCGGGCGATCGTCCCCTCCCAGGAAATTGTCAACGCCCTGAGACAGAGTTTCCGAGGAAGTGCTTCGCCAGCAAGACGCTAGGCGGTCCACTCGGGAAGCGTGGCATGCCGATTATAAATCCCTTCGCGTAGTTGTCTCTTGGCCAAGGCCAAAAAGTGGACCGCCTCTTTTTCTGTCGATTTCCCGCGTAAATAATCTCTCCTCATCTGTCGCCTCAGCCTTGAGGCATAGGCGATCCGCTCCTTGCCGGTAGGATCCACACGGGTGCAGGGGGCCTTCTCCAAACGGGTCAGAAAGGTAATTACTGCCTGGACGGCCAGTCCCCGGAATTCTTTCGCATCGGCATCGGTCAGCGCCCACCGGGACCGCCGGTCAATCCTCGCCATCATCCCCTGCCAGTGCCGGATCCGGTGAAGGGTCAGGATACTGTTAAAAATCCTTTTGTTGGTCCGGAAGGAAAAAAGGGTTCTCCTAATCATCCCCTGAAAGAGTGCGTCATCCTCCGAAAAATCCCCTTTGCCGATTTCGCGGGTTAAGGCCCAGACCTTTTTTGGG includes:
- a CDS encoding pyridoxal phosphate-dependent aminotransferase, encoding MKLAARVNKIKPSPTVVIDAKAKQMKADGIDVVGFGAGEPDFDTPEPIKEAAIRALKAGKTKYTAVGGINELKEAIIAKLKRDNHLTYSRDEIIVSAGGKHALYNACQVLLEAGDKVIIPAPYWVSYPDQVLLNEATPVILATSEKDGFRVTPEQLEKAITKKTRVFILNSPSNPTGSAYSEKELAVIAEVLVRHNIICYSDEIYEKIVYDGFRHVSIASFNEKIKNLTITFNGASKAYSMTGWRMGFAAGPKEIIQAMTKVQGQVTTNINAATQWACVEAYNGSQDFLKSWVAEFKKRRDYIVNKFNSIPGVTCTNPQGAFYVFPNISAYFGKKYNGKTINGSDDLANYFLEKALVALVPGSGFGADQHIRLSYATSMENIQKGLDRIEKALKELN
- a CDS encoding class II fructose-bisphosphate aldolase, giving the protein MEYKTVPELLASLKDCLKIQSAQNVQILSRKNLHQKLIDDLVWNAVFNVDQELKNMTRALIRNIARAAGVYPASIQSLYEAIGQGKVGHFTTPAINIRGLTYDLARTIFKAQIKKKAFPVVFELARSEMGYTFQTPAEYATCVLAAAVKEGYKGAVFIQGDHFQVSAKKYAKEPEFELQAIRGLIDEGIAYGFFNIDIDTSTLVDLSQPTVKEQQRVNFELCADFTNYIRQREPRGVTISVGGEIGEVGGKNSTVEEFEIYMEGYKETLARENSKAKGGSPKSDSLKGGSPKGAKGITKISVQTGTSHGGIPLADGTVAKVKIDFDVLKNIGAVARKKYGMAGAVQHGASTLPEELFDKFPEVGATEIHLATEFQNMIYNHELFPEALKQEIYSYLRKEMAGEKKEGETEEQFLYKTRKKGFGPFKKQIWSLPEKTRGGIMEKLQAKFEFLFDKLNVSGREAEVAKFVKIADIPLPLPNSLRPAS
- a CDS encoding phosphatase PAP2 family protein; amino-acid sequence: MTPRERFYKALLFIGTVIYYVGGYLVVNYLSFQRGVFHDVMLPGEDKIPFIPWFIFVYVSSYLVIIYLYLRIQSLSFFQRAILAFLICVTIHLTIFVLFPVRYNLRPLINPEVSWLMEIMDFYYWLDLPYNCFPSLHASNAFLVYLLIKKYGGREAWFIGTMAVLITISIVLVKQHYILDAVCGIPVAFVSLWLAFLKRPQESTQKAFST
- the coaD gene encoding pantetheine-phosphate adenylyltransferase — its product is MPKTSLCAGSFDPPTNGHINIIERGLKLFDKVIVAVAVNSSKKTTFTAPERVAMLQEIFKGRSGIEIDTFEDRLLVDYARFKKATILLRGLRNITDYEYECQMALANKKLAPEIETVFMMTESQFSHLSSSLLKEIVFLGGSANEMIPPLVEKALKKLKKGPK
- the amrA gene encoding AmmeMemoRadiSam system protein A — protein: MLTLEEKRELLQVARQTLQDYFENKKLTAVSPLESLKEKKGAFVTLHHEGKLKGCIGHLAADEPLFLVIQKMAIAAATGDPRFPPVSPEELSAMDIEISVLSPFQEIHSVEEIVVGRDGLYVVQGPRRGLLLPQVATEWGWDPEAFLAQTCVKAGLPREVWKKGGVLIFSFTAEVFGEKTIQEEKKS
- a CDS encoding zinc dependent phospholipase C family protein — encoded protein: MIFLALMLFFLFPLSAYAWGPIAHLDYAQEALRQIAILAPSVKEVLSLCPKDFLYGALAADITVGKSYVDTIYNCHSWRVGFQILKAAKNQAQKAAAYGYLAHLAADIISHNFFVPYHTLKSFRTRTLGHVYWEMRFDAKRPKKVWALTREIGKGDFSEDDALFQGMIRRTLFSFRTNKRIFNSILTLHRIRHWQGMMARIDRRSRWALTDADAKEFRGLAVQAVITFLTRLEKAPCTRVDPTGKERIAYASRLRRQMRRDYLRGKSTEKEAVHFLALAKRQLREGIYNRHATLPEWTA
- the rsmD gene encoding 16S rRNA (guanine(966)-N(2))-methyltransferase RsmD produces the protein MKILGGQAKGRSLKKPKNNKIRPALAKVKGAIFNILGDIEGTSVLDLFAGTGNIGIEALSRGAAWVTFVDNEPQALRLIRENSQRTGTEASCQIVKAEIPWGLKKLKNDHTYSLIFVDPPYDQRLVNTTLRFLAREKTLAPGGMIIVEHSPREGVVPPEGLQITDERRYGQTNITFLKYA